Within Lytechinus pictus isolate F3 Inbred chromosome 19, Lp3.0, whole genome shotgun sequence, the genomic segment ctgtgaatggtgtttttttttgtaaacgtgTTAACCAATGTGTTTGTAAGTACATTTATGttcaatttgtacatgaattgccctataagaagaaaaagaaaaaaacaaatccGAAAATTTTAGGATATTCGACTTGTAGAACAACTCATCGATATAAGAACGATTAGGAGCATTATTAATAATCCTTATAACGTTATATCTTGTCGGTGAGATTTTTATAGGCATTACCCCATGCCAGTATTCCATAATTAAAATACGGAAGTATTAGCGTAAAATAATGtgtaaaaatgtttatttattataCTGATATTTCGCAATATAGTTTTAGATATATTAAGGATGTGAATGTTCCAACTAAATTTTTCGTCAATCATGAGCCCTTAGAATTTGGTTGAAGCTACTCTGTTGAGAGGCGTATTGTCCAAAAGGATATATCTCTGGGTAGATTTTGCAATGCATTACTaaataatattacatttttctcaaccctttccacgcgtacttcgcaccaatgcacactcggtgccgtgcgaacttcgcatttcacactcaacaataatgcattgtttccctccctgaaaataattcagtacagatgggttcatggtccagcgcacaaagagttaatGTTCAGAGATAATTTGTTTGCTTTATCCCACTTCACTACACGTTTCAGTTCAACATTTGCAGTAGAAAGAAGCGTAACTGGgttaacatgaaaataaaataagttgtaGTTGGAATAAATTGAAAGATAGAACATCAGAAGATTGATACAAAATCGTTTATGATAAATAACAAGGTGCCTATTAGGCTTCCCTGCGGAACTCCGCAACTTATTGGTAGTAAAGctaaatcataattatgtatttgtaCGAATTGTTTTCTGTTGGATAAATAATTCCCGAACCATTCCAAGGCTTTTCCTCTAATATCATTTTGCGACAACTTTACTAATATGATATCATGGTCAATTGTGTCAAAAGCCTTGGAAAAGTCCAGAAATATTGCAATAGAGTGAAATGTTGATCAATGGCATGTAATAACAAATCAATGCATTTTAATATTGCTTCAGTTGTATTATGATTTGCTCGAAAGCCAAATTGTGATTTCCAAAAATATAATGTTTGTTTAAGAAGTCTGTCACTCTTGTAAAAACAATTCTTTCCAAAACTTTAGATAAAGATGGTAATAGTGATATTggtctatcattttttttgtttctgtgGTGTCTCCATTTTTAAATATTGGGATTACTTTTGCTATTTTTAAGTCATTTGGTACTGTACCagtcagtggcggaccgtgacccggaggagacaaagcattggaggggcacagcattgttcacaaacaatacagtgcccctccaatcaattgtctcctccgggtcacggtctgCCACTGGTACCAGTAATTAGTGATAAATTGAATTCTTTCCCTCTAACTTATTCACTACCTCAAGAACTTCCTCGCGGTTGGTTGGGACAAAAAATAACGAAGATggaattgaatttttaagataaCTATCGAATTGAATTTCAGTTGTCGGAATATTTTCTGCTAGCTTTTGTCCAATTTGGGAAAAGTACGAGTTAAATGTATTTGCTATTGCTTGCGGTTTTTCAGTGAAGTTGTTAGTCtcagatttgattttgataatttgttgtgtttttctgtttctgttcaATGTCCTGTTGATTATTCTCCATGTGTTTCCAATTATTATTAAGCTCACAAATTGCATAGTCTCATAATGTTTTTTCCGCTTGTCGCAGTATATTGGTCAACATATTTTTATAACGAGTGTATTTTTCACGAGTCTTATTATTTGCATTAGTTTTGTATTTCAAAAAAGATTGTTTTTTCGGGTTTTTCCCTTAGAATAGACTTTGCTACCCATGGAAACATAGGGAGTATAATACTCTATATTCCTACTCTTATTTGATTGAGGATCTACATCACCCTTTATAAGTCGTGTTTTATTAAATACACCAGTACCACCCTAGAGTTATAGACGTAGTAAGTTATAAGATGATTAACCCTAACAATCAAATCATGtatatgaaaatagaaatagaaattcGAAATAGAAATCTGAGAATTGAAATATTCCAGAAATTCATTTCGGGTAGCAggaactcccatcttttaacgtctttttgGTCTGaagcggccggggtttgaactcctgacctgccggttgtgagacggatgcTCTACCAACTCAGCCAACACACCGAGTGCAACACAGTGATATCGTTTCCTCTCAAAAtttaaaaacttgatggatgtttgagtaaaaaaaaatgaaaggtttcATGCAATAGATGTAAACATGttcacatcttcagaagatGTATGAATTAGCTTGGGAAAAAAACTGCCAAATTGGATGAGAATAGCAATGACAAGGAGAAAGATAAGAATGGTGGTAATGGTGGAgctcatgatgatgataatgatcataacgatgacaacgatgatgatgatgataacgatgatgatgtttataatgatgatgatgatggcgatgataatgattattatgataaacGAAGAGGATTATTATGgcaataattatgaaaataatgagaagaacGGTGGaggtgatgaagatgatcatGTCGGCGgcggtggtagtagtagtagtattagtactactagtagtagtaatagtagtaacaGTAATATTAGCAGTaacagtaatagtagtaatagaggtagcagcagtagtagtagtagtagtagtagaagtagtagtagtagtagtagtagtagtagtagtagtagtagtaatagtagtagtaacagtaatattagtagtaacggtaatagtagtagtagtaatagaggTAGCAGTAGaggtagcagcagtagtagtagcagtagtagtagtagtagtagtagaagtagtagtagtagtagtagtagtagtagtagtagaagtagtagtagtagaagtagtagtagtagtagaagtattatttttagtagtagtagtagtagtagtagtagtagaagtagtagtagtcatggtagtagtaacagtaatattagtagtaatagtagtagtaacagtcaTATTAGTAGTaacagtaatagtagtagtagtaatataggTAGCAGTAGaggtagcagcagtagtagtagtagtagtagtagtagtagtagtagtagtagaagtagtagtagtagtagtagtagtagtagtagtagtagtagtagtagtaatagtagtagtaacagtaatattagtagtaacagtaatagtagtagtagtagtaatagaggTAGCAGTAGaggtagcagcagcagtagtagtagtagtagtagtagtagtagtagtagtagtagtagtagaagtagtagtagtagaagtagtagtagtagtagaagtagtagtcataataatagtagtagtaatagtagtagtaacagtaatattagtagtaacattaatagtagtagtagtaatagaggTAGCAATAGaggtagcagcagcagcagtagtagtagtagtagtagtagtagaagtagtagtagtagtaggagtagtagtagtagtagtagtagtagtagtagtagaagtagtagtattagtagtagcagtagtagtataagtagtagtagtagtagtagtcatggtagtagtaacagtgatagtagtagtaacagtaatagcagtagtagtaatagaggTAGCAGTAgaggtagcagtagtagtagtagtagtagaggtagcaGTGGTAGCATTTTCTGGATAAGCCAGCAACAGAAAGGCTCATGCATGCAATTATTTCAGTCACTAAGACTGTAATAATGGACTGCTTCTAGGAGTCCTAGATACTCAGCTTTCTAAACTCCAGCGCTTACACAATTTAGCTGCCAGGCTCTCAATTCgcaaaaagaaatttgaaaatgtgacaCCGATCCTACGGAGTCTCAACTGGGTTAAAGGCACGCGTTTTGTTTAAAGTCCTCACTCttgtttgaaatgtacatgaaatcataaatgtttcaattgttcaTGCATGTGTAattgatgtgtctccattatgatgaaatgagTTGTTGCAATatataactaatgcacttaatctgtcgtcaatccaattgttttagttattGGTAGAaacttttgaataaacctaatttcataaaataacaagTACAAGGacaagaacaagtggggatatgacatcatcagcctacctaatgaatattcaattcataaatacatgcctaaaactgtttcatcggaatgcaaatctttaaaattcaatgactttgttatttgttatccgattttgatcaaatttttaacattttgctctttggattttcctctatttattgagattgaaaaatatttcaatcctggaccatccctttaagaagtACATGAATTAGCTCTATACAAAATTCAAACAATTCTTCCATATGCATACAAACAATTTATATGGTATTTTGGGTCTCTAAGaactgattattattattttggtattagtagcagtagtagcagtactACAGATAGTAGTAGAaacagtggtagtagtagtagtataattagaagtagcaatagtaaaagtagtagtattgtagtagtagtagtagtagtagtcatggtagtagtagtagtagtaatagtaatggTAAAAGTTATAGCATTTTTAGTAGTACCATCGCACTTATAGCCCAcggagttaaaaaaaaagtcacagaTTAGCAATCATTATCAATGATGTAATTGTGGCTCTCGGCCTTATATGAAGTATTCTATTGCCTGCAAATTTTGTAAAGAAACCCGCGGCCGTGTGCCGAACTTTTAAGAACCCAAGGAGAAAATACAACATCGTTTATAGTACCCACCACTGTGCTTTTGTGTTGGGAACTGAGCGAGTCTGAAGGATCAAATCAGTTAGGGCTAAAAGGGTGTAAGACTCTCTGTTATACCTTCCCAGTTGAATCCTTCTACCAGGTCTTGAGGTCTTGGGTTGAGGGAAGGTCCAGTGGAAAACGCGGTTGATTCTGGGGGCAGctaagggagggaggggggggggggtatggaaATTGACACGGGGGCAGGAAAGGTAGTTTGGAAGCTAAGGCATTGTAAGGGCTAATGGGATGTTGCAAAAACTTTATCTTAATTGCAAGTCGATTTCAGGTCCCCAAATAAATTAAAAGCCATGCATTTcattacaaatttgcaattgatttatGGCTCCTTGCAtcagcaaaatacaacttggttTCAGTTAATACTGATCGTTCACTTGTAAATCTGCATCTTGAATTTGCAAACGATTGCAAATATTTCCTTGCAACGCCCCTAGAACAGGCAGTATGAATAACAGCATGaacagtattaaaaaaaaaaccgttaTATTGTTTTACCCTGGAAAGTCGAGGTGCACCATTTTTTCGACTTCAATAAGTAAATCCCACTTGTTACCATATCGAAGCAGCAAAAGCCGGATTCTTGAAATCGGATGGTCTTATTCAGATGGAATATGGAGGTATGGGaatagtctgctatgcagactctgaatggctcgtgggAGATCttagcgcgcgaagcgcgctgcTGCTGGTTTGCAAAGCAAACCAGCCCGAAAGGGCGAGTGCTATATGTGCACAGCAGGCTATACACACAGACACTATACAGAcgtgatacacacactgcatATGTGGGTCTACCTTATTTTGTAGACTATTATGGGAATGAATAGGAATCGTAACAGAACTACGATAAACTAGAAGAAGAACTAAGGAAAACAactaaagattaaaaaaacagaatacAAGAAACCTCCACAACGCCCATACGACTGTATACTAACAACTATAATCATTCTTTAATTATCAAACTCGGATTGCCTTGTGGACAAGGAACAGGTACAGCAAATTAATGCCAAAATACAGATATTTGTCTCTGTGTTGGTTTAAAAGGAAGGGAGTGTGTGTCAGTGTGGGGATACATGTGCAAAACCCaagcaaaacttgaaaaatTTCACCAATACCGCCGGAGAATATtggctgtaaaaaaaaaaactaagtaAACGAGGAATTTTTGAGTGGGGTGCACCTCTTCACCCCTTGAAACTCTCTTTCCTCGCCAAGACAAACATAGCTGTAGTGTCCCCTTCTGAGGTCCCACGTTGAGCAACTTGTAAAGCTCACTGCGGGTAGGCAACCACACAAATTGTCCCTGAGTGGGCGGTTTCGATCGGGACCAATTGTTATGCAAATCAGTCACGCGCCGGGGTACGCGAGTAAAGACTGGAAGGCTATTGTTTGCCGTGGAGCGTTTGAGACAGGTAAAAATGGAAGCCAGAGGCACGCACGTCGGGGCAGACAATAGCTTGTCAACTACTCACAACTATATACCATGAAGTTTGTTTTGTTGTCCCCCCGTGCCTGATGTGTGAGAGAGGTCGAAGAATAGGTAAAGGGAGAGAGAGCAAGGCAGAGTGAGACTGGAGTAGAAGAGTAAACTTTTGAGGCCAtcggaaaaggaaaaaaaggaggcGTGGCTTGAAAGTTGGTGTCGCGTGAGTCTGTGACGTGCAGGTTAGGCCATTGAAGGTGTCTCAATAGTTCACCTTGTGAAGTCTATTGTTTAAGTTAGGCTTTTATCCTTCGTGTGCCGAGGTACTACTAGACGCGTGCCACCAGGCCGGATCGACCACATTCGCGTGACATAGTCGCAGGGACAACATCAAACTTTTAAAGGCTGTTGACTTGTTCTTCAATATTCTGCAAACCAAACAACCTGTTGCTAGAATTCTTCGCTCTACCTGTTGCTCGGTTCGCAACTCTCGGCATCCCTCGacacttttttttctgattatcAACAAGTGTTTGCCTCAATTAGCCGAAATTTAATCTCTTACAAAAACTTAGTCGAACTGCTTCTTCAAGAATCTTGAAGAATATTCTGTTCCTGGGCGTCATCTACGATTTTGTATTATTTCAGGGATACTTAATTCCCATTCATCTTGGCAATTGAAACATCATTTCtgcatctcattaaaaaaagacaCAAAATGGAGAACATTGTTCCAATTTCCATCCATACAACTCAACTTCTTCAAGCCGTCAGTGTGAACAACCAAACGACGGTGCGGACGACGTCGATTGACGATCTCCCAAAGCGTGTGCGACGACTTCGAGTAAACGATGACCAAACACCCGAGCTTACTCGTTGTAAGAGGAGAATCCACTTTAACCATCTGGGCTACGAACTAAATCAACCAGCCCCTGCTGCCGTCGCCCGCCGTAACGAACGGGAACGAAATCGCGTCAAACTTGTCAACCTCGGGTTTACTAGCTTGCGCCAGCAGCTGCCAAACGGCGTCAACAACAAGAAAATGAGCAAAGTGGAAACGCTGAGATCAGCGGTGTCGTATATCAGACAACTCCAACAGATGCTCGACGAGGAAGCAGCCGTCAACGCAGTATTCAACGGTCAGAGTTTGCCCCCGACCACAGCCAGCCTAAGTTCGGCTTCGTCACCCGCTAGTTCACCCGGTGGGTCGAGCCCCTGTGAGCCCCTTTCCCCCGAAGACGAAGACCTGCTCAACTTCCACGAATGGTTCTAGAGTTACGCCTACCCAGCTACCACCCATCCCAGCTTTTGTTAAACTAAAGGTAAGACAAGTTTTATAGATATAAGTAGAATTTAAAGATTTAGAAGCTGCGAATATGCTGTAGATAGGTATCAGGTTTGCCAAAGTCAAGTACCACTGTGACATTCTTAAGGGCACGTTATCATTTATTTCGGGTTCACATATTTCTTCTTGTTAATAAAACTTGCTTTTGCACAAGTATTTGCTTATTTCAACAAAAATCATCACGACTATGACAAAAATACCACTGGAGCATCAATGcgaattaataataaaaagacaattataactaattaaaaatgtaaatatgttaCTGCAAAGCCTTAATGGTATCACGTACTGACTTTCCAAATATAATATCGATCAAAACCActaattttttgtttacaaagctTAAAACGATCTAACAAATCTAACTAAAACGCGTATTCAGATGAATTTACCGTTATATTCATAGTTATCGAGTTGGCAGAAATTATTTCATCACtatataaaacatgaaacaacaagcatattgtttttttttcttcttaagtTAAGTCACCAGCCTGTCATTCTTGAGGCTAATAAAGGACCAATTTGTATCATTGCTTTGAAAAAGTCGTTATTCTTGTTGCGAAGAAAATCAAACTGAATGGAGAAAGAAGAACGGGTTTTCAGGATCAAATCTGATAGTCATGATAGTGGAAAACTCTTGATGCTACTTACATTTTCTGATCTTACCCGCCTGGTCgcattaaaataaaagaagaaaacaaaactcCCACCACAAGCGCTGTGGAAATTATAAAAGCGCTGTAGAAATTACAAAAGTATTGCTTCTCAACTGTGCTTTGTTTGTGAATATCATcaaaattctttttattttaattaacgTACTTGGCAAAATGCAAGTCTGACAGCCAGAAgaagatatatatttcaaaacgAAATTCGGGTTAAAAATAACAAACCATATCTTGATACTTTTTTGCGATAAGAATATTACATATGTAATCATTAAATCAGTATAATAGTAGTAATGGTAATACTGAAAGTCATGTGAGTCAGTTCtaggtttttgttttgtttccaaaaTCATATAATAATTCATATCTCGGGACATTAACTCGTCTTTTATTGCAATCTAATGAGGTGCATGATGATAATTTCATGTGTCATATATATCATTCTAATTATTGTCGATCGTTATTTTGACGTTGAGGAAATGTGAAAACAAAACCTCAAAAATCAATAATTACGGTTGCACAACAAGGTTGTGGTTTTGTTTTGCTCGTTTGATCGTCCACTTCGCTAACTAGTCGCGTGTCTTTATCAATCATTTTCAGGTATGGGCGTGGCTTGTTGATGTCTCGACCAATCGGAATCAGGCGCGTGGCTACCTGGATGCATTAACCTTGAAGTTGACCAATAAGGGCTTCTTTTGACCCTTGGCGGGAGCCGTCCATCGTTCAACTGGAACGCGTCATGGGCGGGGCTTGTGAATGCGGCAGAATCCCGTCCGTTCGAAACAAAGCAAGGCAAGAATTTCGCTGCTCCCCTGGAGTCTCCAATGCCATCTAGACTTCCGAAGCAACGTTCCACAAGTGTGAGCAAGCAAATGCTCTTTAGCCCGATTCAAAGACACACTTTATTTCAATCAAAGTATAATTGACACTTTCTTAGCATCGATTGTTTGTATAAATGATGttatataacaaaattatattttgcacTATAACTGTATGATATTGACGAatctttatattaaaaatatgtagGTCTATCATTTCATTCCACTCTTCATGCAACAGTGTACCTGTATATGAATAATAGTAAGGAAAGTTGCTTTCCTCGTTTGAACGTGGAATATACCCACTACCAATTTCTTTAAATCCAATACAAATTGAGGTTTGTTTGAACACTTAAACGTGACTGCAAATCATGGGGAACTGTTTGCAAACTATGCAATGgaaacatttcaatgaaaataaacagcTCAATTTTCTGCCTTTTGCTGCCATTCGACaaaaaaaacaacttcaaaTTGATTCACGTTAAATATCACAATCTGCCTTCGGATCATATGCTCTTCCCTCTATCCCAGTGATCCTTATCTCttacaaaaacaaattattgtcaagattattattgaaccacataatatatatattgtctAAAATTCTATCGACATCTAGTGTAATTATAACTTATTTAGTCTATGGAGGACAAATGAAACATGTATGTACTATATCGTTATATAGCAAGATTATTATAAGAGGGGAGTCGTCTTCTATATATACTTCCAAGATATTTTTCTCAATGACATTG encodes:
- the LOC129282481 gene encoding achaete-scute homolog 1-like — translated: MENIVPISIHTTQLLQAVSVNNQTTVRTTSIDDLPKRVRRLRVNDDQTPELTRCKRRIHFNHLGYELNQPAPAAVARRNERERNRVKLVNLGFTSLRQQLPNGVNNKKMSKVETLRSAVSYIRQLQQMLDEEAAVNAVFNGQSLPPTTASLSSASSPASSPGGSSPCEPLSPEDEDLLNFHEWF